Proteins from one Microtus pennsylvanicus isolate mMicPen1 chromosome 7, mMicPen1.hap1, whole genome shotgun sequence genomic window:
- the Ogfrl1 gene encoding opioid growth factor receptor-like protein 1 isoform X1, giving the protein MGNLLGGVSFREPTTVEDCDSTWQTDSEPEPEPEQPGPAGGGEGQEHGEPEQPEQPPERAGGRPRDSPVPEDNAEAGGAEQGGDPTEAAAKPKRSFYAARDLYKYRHQYPQNFKDIRYQNDLSNLRFYKNKIPFKPDGVYIEEVLSKWKGDYEKLEHNHTYIQWLFPLREQGLNFYAKELTTYEIEEFKKTKEAIRRFFLAYKMMLEFFGIKLIDKTGNVARAANWQERFQHLNESQHNYLRITRILKSLGELGYESFKSPLVKFILHEALVENTLPNIRQSALEYFVYTIRDRRERRKLLRFAQKHYRPSENFIWGPPKKEQPEQGKAQKIPALPTSGSSSQTSMHKKSKDSKNSSVAVQLNSKTVEEKKGAPRETVEETEKPSPEPCSEDSKPQDTEPDSAAEESNPPPEETVTETAGKGQCPTSSENVEEGENQSKDSENPENTSCHDEVVSQ; this is encoded by the exons ATGGGCAACCTGCTCGGCGGGGTCAGCTTCCGCGAGCCCACCACCGTGGAGGACTGCGACTCCACCTGGCAGACCGATTCGGAGCCCGAACCCGAGCCCGAGCAGCCGGGGCCGGCAGGCGGTGGCGAAGGCCAGGAGCACGGCGAACCGGAGCAGCCCGAGCAGCCTCCCGAGAGAGCCGGAGGGCGGCCCCGCGACAGCCCCGTGCCCGAGGACAACGCCGAGGCGGGGGGCGCCGAGCAG GGTGGTGATCCCACGGAAGCAGCTGCTAAACCAAAGAGGAGCTTCTATGCTGCGAGGGATTTGTACAAATACCGACATCAGTACCCA CAGAACTTCAAAGATATTCGGTATCAAAATGACTTGAGCAACCTTCGCTTTTAtaagaataaaattccatttaagCCAGATG GGGTTTACATCGAAGAGGTCCTGAGTAAATGGAAGGGAGACTATGAGAAGCTGGAGCACAACCACACCTACATTCAATG GCTTTTTCCCCTGAGAGAACAAGGCTTGAACTTTTATGCTAAAGAATTAACTACATATGAAATTGAG GAattcaaaaaaacaaaggaagcaatCAGAAGATTCTTTTTGGCTTATAAAATGATGCTAGAATTTTTTGGGATAAAGCTGATTGATAAAACTGGAAATGTTGCTCGGGCTGCAAATTGGCAAGAAAGATTTCAGCATCTGAATGA GTCTCAGCACAACTATTTAAGAATTACACGGATTCTGAAAAGCCTTGGTGAGCTTGGGTACGAGAGTTTTAAATCTCCTCTCGTAAAATTCATTCTCCACGAGGCTCTGGTGGAGAATACTCTTCCCAACATCAGGCAGAGTGCTCTGGAGTATTTCGTGTATACCattagagacagaagagagaggaggaagctcCTGCGCTTTGCCCAGAAACATTACAGGCCGTCGGAGAATTTCATCTGGGGCCCGCCTAAGAAAGAACAGCCGGAGCAAGGCAAAGCCCAGAAGATACCTGCTCTGCCCACTTCAGGTTCGAGTAGTCAAACATCTATGCACAAGAAATCCAAGGACTCCAAAAATTCCTCAGTAGCTGTTCAACTAAATAGCAAAACTGTGGAAGAGAAAAAGGGGGCCCCTAGAGAGACtgtggaggagacagagaagcCGAGCCCAGAGCCCTGCAGTGAAGATAGCAAACCGCAAGACACAGAGCCAGACAGTGCTGCTGAAGAATCAAATCCTCCACCCGAGGAAACAGTTACTGAGACCGCAGGGAAAGGGCAATGTCCAACTTCTTCTGAAAATGTCGAAGAGGGGGAAAACCAGAGCAAAGACTCGGAAAATCCTGAAAACACCAGTTGCCACGATGAGGTAGTGTCACAGTGA
- the Ogfrl1 gene encoding opioid growth factor receptor-like protein 1 isoform X2 encodes MGNLLGGVSFREPTTVEDCDSTWQTDSEPEPEPEQPGPAGGGEGQEHGEPEQPEQPPERAGGRPRDSPVPEDNAEAGGAEQGGDPTEAAAKPKRSFYAARDLYKYRHQYPNFKDIRYQNDLSNLRFYKNKIPFKPDGVYIEEVLSKWKGDYEKLEHNHTYIQWLFPLREQGLNFYAKELTTYEIEEFKKTKEAIRRFFLAYKMMLEFFGIKLIDKTGNVARAANWQERFQHLNESQHNYLRITRILKSLGELGYESFKSPLVKFILHEALVENTLPNIRQSALEYFVYTIRDRRERRKLLRFAQKHYRPSENFIWGPPKKEQPEQGKAQKIPALPTSGSSSQTSMHKKSKDSKNSSVAVQLNSKTVEEKKGAPRETVEETEKPSPEPCSEDSKPQDTEPDSAAEESNPPPEETVTETAGKGQCPTSSENVEEGENQSKDSENPENTSCHDEVVSQ; translated from the exons ATGGGCAACCTGCTCGGCGGGGTCAGCTTCCGCGAGCCCACCACCGTGGAGGACTGCGACTCCACCTGGCAGACCGATTCGGAGCCCGAACCCGAGCCCGAGCAGCCGGGGCCGGCAGGCGGTGGCGAAGGCCAGGAGCACGGCGAACCGGAGCAGCCCGAGCAGCCTCCCGAGAGAGCCGGAGGGCGGCCCCGCGACAGCCCCGTGCCCGAGGACAACGCCGAGGCGGGGGGCGCCGAGCAG GGTGGTGATCCCACGGAAGCAGCTGCTAAACCAAAGAGGAGCTTCTATGCTGCGAGGGATTTGTACAAATACCGACATCAGTACCCA AACTTCAAAGATATTCGGTATCAAAATGACTTGAGCAACCTTCGCTTTTAtaagaataaaattccatttaagCCAGATG GGGTTTACATCGAAGAGGTCCTGAGTAAATGGAAGGGAGACTATGAGAAGCTGGAGCACAACCACACCTACATTCAATG GCTTTTTCCCCTGAGAGAACAAGGCTTGAACTTTTATGCTAAAGAATTAACTACATATGAAATTGAG GAattcaaaaaaacaaaggaagcaatCAGAAGATTCTTTTTGGCTTATAAAATGATGCTAGAATTTTTTGGGATAAAGCTGATTGATAAAACTGGAAATGTTGCTCGGGCTGCAAATTGGCAAGAAAGATTTCAGCATCTGAATGA GTCTCAGCACAACTATTTAAGAATTACACGGATTCTGAAAAGCCTTGGTGAGCTTGGGTACGAGAGTTTTAAATCTCCTCTCGTAAAATTCATTCTCCACGAGGCTCTGGTGGAGAATACTCTTCCCAACATCAGGCAGAGTGCTCTGGAGTATTTCGTGTATACCattagagacagaagagagaggaggaagctcCTGCGCTTTGCCCAGAAACATTACAGGCCGTCGGAGAATTTCATCTGGGGCCCGCCTAAGAAAGAACAGCCGGAGCAAGGCAAAGCCCAGAAGATACCTGCTCTGCCCACTTCAGGTTCGAGTAGTCAAACATCTATGCACAAGAAATCCAAGGACTCCAAAAATTCCTCAGTAGCTGTTCAACTAAATAGCAAAACTGTGGAAGAGAAAAAGGGGGCCCCTAGAGAGACtgtggaggagacagagaagcCGAGCCCAGAGCCCTGCAGTGAAGATAGCAAACCGCAAGACACAGAGCCAGACAGTGCTGCTGAAGAATCAAATCCTCCACCCGAGGAAACAGTTACTGAGACCGCAGGGAAAGGGCAATGTCCAACTTCTTCTGAAAATGTCGAAGAGGGGGAAAACCAGAGCAAAGACTCGGAAAATCCTGAAAACACCAGTTGCCACGATGAGGTAGTGTCACAGTGA